The Marinomonas maritima genome segment ATTTTGTAATTATCTGACAAAGTGGCGTGTTAGGGTAAAGTCAAGAGAATGATTTATTTCAATTAAGGTATTGAAATAAAAGAGTTTTGTGTTGTTTTTCGTGGCTGAAATTTATGTAATTTTATACCATTATTGTTTCGGCTTATGGCTACATTCATTTGCTGAATGGTGACCATTGAAAACCTCTTGTCTAGTCTATTTGTCTTAGTATTTTTCGCTGGTCTATAATTGCGCCTCAGACGATTTCATTGATTTGTTAATGCTAATGGATAAAAGAGAGTCGCTTTTAGACATTTGTTTGCAAATCGATGGGATTTTCAAAGCAGGCCTATGACGTGGTTATATTACTCTGATCCAGCAACGAGTGTGGTTACGTATAGACATTGGGTCGTGATTGACCATTCAATCAATAAAGTGGTGTAAAAAGTCGTGAACAAAAAAAGACCAGTCAACCTTGATATTACAACGATATCGATGCCCATCACAGGAATCGTGTCTATTCTTCATCGTATAACAGGAATCATCCTCTTTGTGGGATTGGCTTTCTTGTTTTATGCATTCGATCTTTCTTTGGAGTCTCAAGAGGGGTTTGATCAGGTAGTTAATGCGCTACAGACTAGCTTCCTCGCGAAGTTTATTATCTGGGGTGTCGTTTCTGCGCTGATGTACCATTTTGTGGCAGGTGTGAAACACTTGTTTATGGATTTGGGACACTTTGAAGAGCTGGAAAGTGGGCGTAGTGCTGCTGTCGCAAATCTTGTGATTGCTGCGGTTCTAATCGTGTTAGCAGGAGTGTGGATATGGTAACTCAAGTTACAAGCTTTGGTCGTTCGGGCCTTTACGACTGGATGATGCAGCGAGTTTCTGCTGTTGTATTATCTTTGTACACAGTCTTTCTTATTGGTTACTTGTTGCTTAATCCTGATCTTACATACGATCAGTGGAGTGGGTTATTTGAAGCAACATGGATGCGCATCTTTAGTTTGATGGTGCTTTTGTCTATTGGTATGCACTCTTGGATTGGCTTGTGGTGTGTCTCTACAGACTATATAAAAGCTACTGGTCTTCGTTTCTTCTTTCAATCTCTATGCGGGCTAACAATGTTTGTTTACGTCGTATGGGGTGTTCAGGTTCTTTGGGGGCTATAAATAATGGCAAATATTCGTACTATATCTTTTGATGCCATTGTTATCGGTGGTGGTGGTGCAGGTATGCGCGCCGCACTACAGTTAACAGAGTCAGGTTTGAATACCGCATGTGTTACTAAGGTGTTCCCGACTCGTTCGCACACTGTATCTGCTCAAGGTGGCATTACTTGTGCGATCGCAAGTGATGATCCAAATGATGATTGGCGTTGGCATATGTATGACTCTGTGAAGGGGTCGGATTATATTGGTGATCAAGACGCTATTGAATATATGTGTTCTGTAGGGCCTCAAGCGGTTTTTGAGCTAGAGCATATGGGGTTGCCATTTTCGCGTACAGAGCAAGGACGTATTTATCAGCGTCCATTCGGTGGCCAGTCTAAAGATTTTGGTAAAGGTGGTCAGGCTGCTCGTACTTGTGCTGCAGCAGACAGAACAGGTCATGCGCTTTTACATACACTTTATCAAGGTAACCTTAAAGGTGGCACAACATTCCTTAATGAGTGGTATGCGACGGATTTAGTAAAAAATAACGAAGACGATGTTGTTGGTGTTATTGCGATTTGTATCGAAACTGGCGAAACGGTTTACCTTAAGGCGAAAGCAACGGTTATCGCAACGGGTGGCGCAGGTCGTATTTTCCAATCGACAACCAATGCTCATATCAATACCGGTGACGGTGTCGGCATGGCGTTACGTGCTGGCTACCCAATGCAGGATATGGAAATGTGGCAGTTCCACCCAACTGGTATATACGGTGCGGGTACGCTTGTTACAGAAGGTTGTCGTGGTGAAGGTGGTTACCTGATCAATAAAGACGGCGAACGTTTCATGGAGCGCTATGCGCCAAACGCAAAAGATCTTGCTGGGCGTGATGTTGTTGCTCGTTCTATGGTTCTTGAAATTCTAGAAGGTCGTGGTTGTGGTCCTAAAGGCGATCACGTATTGCTTAAACTAGATCACTTGGGTGAAGAAACGTTGAATCAACGTCTTCCAGGTATCCTTGAGTTGTCTCGTACTTTTGCTCACGTTGATCCTGTGAAAGAGCCAATTCCTGTTATTCCTACTTGTCATTATATGATGGGTGGCATTCCAACGAATATTGGTGGGCAGGCACTTAAGCAAAACGAAGCCGGTGAAGATATGATTATCGGTGGTCTTTATGCTTGTGGTGAAGCCGCTTGTGTATCCGTTCATGGTGCCAATCGCCTAGGCGGTAATTCATTGCTTGATTTGGTTGTATTCGGTCGAGCTGTTGGTCTTCAAGTTAAAAAATCTTTAGATGAAGGTTTTGAATTGCTAGATGCTGACAGTGCAAATGTTGAAAAGGCGATGGTGCGTTTGAATCGTCTAAACAATACGACTAGTGGTGAAAGTGTTGCTGAAGTACGTACTGATCTACAAAGTGTTATGCAGCTTTATTTTGGTGTATTTCGCGACGGTGAGGCTATGCAGAAAGGTTTGGCTCAACTGCAGGAGATTCGTAAGCGTGTTGAAAATTTGCATCTTGAAGATAAGAGTCAAGCTTTCAATACAGCACGTATTGAAGCACTTGAGCTTGAAAACTTATTAGAAGTTGCCGAAGCGACAGCGGTTCCCGCTGAATTCCGTAAAGAAAGTCGCGGTGCTCATGCGCGCAATGACTTTACTGAGCGTGATGACGAAAACTGGTTGAAACATTCCCTGTTCCATCCTGCGGACAAGTCGGTCACTAAGCGTGATGTGAACTTTAAGCCGAAGACAATGGAAGCTTTTCCACCTATGATTCGTTCATACTAAGGAGTAACTCAGTATGTTAGTTAGTATTTATCGCTACAACCCTGAAAAGGACGACGCTCCTTACATGCAGGATTATAATATTGAGTTGCCAGAAGGTAAGGATTTGATGGTGCTTGATGTCTTGAACTTGCTGAAAGCTCAAGATCCTAGTATTTCGTATCGCCGCTCATGCCGTGAAGGTGTGTGTGGTTCTGATGGTATGAATATGTCAGGTAAGAATGGCCTAGCGTGTATTACGCCAGTGTCTGAAGCGCTCAAGAAAGGTAAATTGATACTGCGTCCGCTCCCTGGTTTGCCAGTGGTTCGTGATCTTGTGGTTGATATGGGGCAGTTTTATAAGCAATATGAAAAAATTCGCCCATTCTTGATCAATGATGCACCAGCACCAGCAATTGAGCGCTTGCAAAGCCCTGAAGAGCGTGAAAAGCTTGATGGACTTTATGAATGTATTTTATGCGCTTGTTGTTCAACGGCGTGTCCGTCTTTCTGGTGGAATCCTGATAAGTTTGTTGGCCCGTCTGGCTTGTTACAGGCATACCGCTTCTTAGCGGATAGTCGTGATACGGCAACGCAAGAACGTCTTAGCGATTTAGACGATCCATTTAGTGTCTTTCGTTGTCACGGTATCATGAACTGTGTAAACGTTTGTCCTAAAGGGCTAAACCCAACTAAGGCAATTGGTAATATACGTACTATGCTTTTGCAGAGAGCGACTTAATAATGCTCCTAGTGGTCCTCAACATTGTTTTAGTGTGACCACCAAAAGTCGGCGGCTTGAATATTGATTCAATGCCGCCATTTTTGCATATTCTTATGTAGAGAGTGTAACAAAAAGAATTTAAAATTCGATCTTTACGAGCACGGACGCGCTAAGAAAAGCCACTGACTTTGTGATAATGGATTCAGAATGTTTTATTTATTTAAATAGATTGTTCTTGGTGGCTTAGTATTGAACGTAAAAGGGCGGAAGTAGCTGGAAATAAACAAAAAATCGAGGCTTTAATAGCCTTACGGGCCTGATAAAATGATCGACCTAAATTATAGGTTGATACCGGGACCCCGGTAGCTGGCTCGAACATAAGGGTGATCGAGAATGCACGAAAGTTTAATGGAGTTGCTGTGGAGCACCTCTCATTTTTCAGGTGGAAACTTGGAATATGTTGAAGGGTTGTTTGAAAGCTACCTCGTCGATCCGAACTCTGTGTCGGAAGAATGGCGTAAATGTTTTGATCAATTGCCTCGTATAAGCGAAGCGCAATCAACGGATCTTCCTCATTCCGTGATTCAGGAGCAATTTCTACAGATTGGTAAGAACAAATTTCGCTCTATGCCTGTTTCTTCAGGCCAAGTAGCAAGTTCTGATCATGAGCAGAAACAAATTAATGTTTTGCAGTTGATTAATGCTTATCGCGTTCGTGGGCATCAACATGCAACACTTGATCCGCTTGGATTGCAAAAACGTGAGAAAGTTGCCGATTTAGATATTGGTTATCATCAATTGACAGGCGCAGATTTAGACACAAAGTTTAATGTTGGCTCTTTGTTTTTTAATAAAGAATCGCTAAAGCTAAGTGAAATTATATCTGAACTTGAAAAAACTTATTGCGAAAGCATAGGTTATGAATTTATGCACATTGTTGATACGCAAGAAAAAGCGTGGCTTCAACAGCGTGTCGAATCTGTTCGTTCTCATCCAGAATATTCTCAAGAAACCCGTGAAAGCCTACTTGAGCGTTTAACTGCAGCGGAAGGGCTAGAGAAGTATCTTGCTAGTCGTTATCCAGGAGCAAAACGTTTTGGCCTTGAAGGTGCTGAGAGTTTGATTCCTATGGTGAATGAGCTGATCCAGCGTTCTGGTGCACTGGGTGCAAAAGAAGTTGTTATTGGTATGGCTCACCGTGGTCGTCTAAATGTATTGGTAAATACGCTAGGCAAAAACCCGAAAGATTTATTTGATGAGTTTGAAGGTAAGAAGCTTGTTAATACGTCTGGTGATGTTAAATACCACCAAGGTTTCTCTTCAAATGTGATAACAGCGGGGGGAGAGGTTCATATCGCGTTATCATTTAACCCATCGCATTTGGAAATCGTTTCGCCAGTTGTTGAAGGTTCAGTTCGTGCCCGTCAAGATCGTCGTAAAGACACGTCGGGTAAAACGGTTGTTCCTATCTCAATCCATGGTGATGCGGCTTTTGCTGGTCAAGGTGTGGTTATGGAGACATTCCAGATGTCCCAAACCCGCGCCTACCGTACTGGCGGAACCGTGCATATTGTCATTAACAATCAGGTTGGTTTTACGACTAACCGCCAAGAAGATTCACGCTCTACTGAATACGCAACTGATGTTGCTAAAATCATTCAAGCGCCTATTTTCCATGTTAATGGTGATGACCCAGAAGCTGTCTTGTTTGTTACCCAGCTAGCGTTAGATTATCGTTACGAATTTGGCCGTGATGTTGTGATTGATATGGTTTGTTACCGTCGTCGTGGACATAACGAAACAGACGAGCCTTCTGGTACACAGCCGTTGATGTACAGTGTCATTAGCAAACTAAAAACCACACGTACTCTTTATTCAGAGCGTTTGGTTGCTGAGTCTGTAGTGACGCAAGAAAAATCGGACCAAATGGTTAGTGAGAACCGAGAAGATCTAGACAATGCTCGTCATGTAGCCAAAAGTCTGGTTCTTAAATCTCAGACTGGCTCATTTGTTGATTGGAAGCCATACATTGGTGTTGAATGGACCGATGCTGGAGACACGACATATCCATTGTCTCAACTACAGAATATCGCTAAGAAATTAACAAGTGTGCCTGATGGTGTGGTTGTTCAGCGCCAAGTTCAGAAGATTTATCAAGATCGGGATAAAATGACAGCCGGAGCGCTGCCTCTCAACTGGGGTTACGCGGAAATATTGGCTTTTGCAACTTTGCTTGAGCAGGGCTACCCGATCCGTATTACTGGTCAGGATTCTGGTCGTGGTACGTTCTCACATCGACATGCTGTGATCCACAGTCAAAAAGATGGAAGTACTTATATTCCTTTGAAACATTTGTCTGAGGACCAGCCTACGTTGGATCTGTATGACTCTTACCTTTCAGAAGAAGCGGTATTGGCATTCGAATATGGCTATGCAAGCACGTCGCCTAAAGGTTTGGTTATTTGGGAAGCGCAGTTTGGTGACTTTGCCAACGGTGCACAAGTTGTAATTGACCAATTTATCACCAGTGGTGAGCATAAATGGGGTCGCCTATGTGGTTTGACCATGTTGTTACCGCACGGTTATGAAGGTCAAGGTCCTGAGCATTCATCAGCACGACTAGAGCGTTTTTTGCAACTTTGTGCTGAATATAATATTCAGGTTTGTGTACCGACTACGCCGTCACAAATTTTCCATATTATTCGTCGGCAAGCGATTCGTCCAATGCGCCGTCCGCTTATCATCATGTCTCCTAAGAGTTTGTTGCGCCATAAACAAGCTATTTCGACACTAGAAGACTTGGCGGAAGGAAGTTTTAAAACGGTCCTACCAGAATCGTCTGAAACTGTTACGGCGGATAGCGTGAAACGCATAGTCCTTTGTAGCGGTAAAGTGTATTTCGACTTAATTAATCGTCGTGAAGAGCTGCAAAAAGATGATGTTGCTGTGATTCGTTTGGAGCAATTGTACCCGTTCCCATACACAGACCTTGAGTCTGAGTTAGAGCAGTATAAAAATGTTGAGAGTTTGGTTTGGTGTCAAGAAGAGCCGAAAAACCAAGGTGCTTGGCATGCCAATCGTCACCGCATGAATCGAGTATTGGAAAAACTGTATCCAGAATTGAAAATCCGCTTTGCAGGTCGAATTTCGTCTGCTGCTCCAGCGGCTGGTTACATGTCTATCCATGTTGAAGAACAAGAAGCACTGGTCAACGACGCACTAGTTGGTTAGTACCATAGCCTGTCAAAGAGATAAGGGTATAAAATGAGCATTGAAATTAAAGCACCTATTTTTCCAGAATCTGTAGCCGACGGTACCGTTGCTACTTGGTACAAACAGCCAGGTGAAGCCTGTGCGCGTGATGAGCACATTGTAGACATCGAGACAGATAAGGTTGTCTTAGAAGTTGTTGCACCAGCTGATGGTGTGCTTAAAGAAGTATTGAAAGCAGAAGGCGATATCGTTCTTAGTAACGAAGTAATGGCCATTTTTGAATCTGGTGCAGCGGCATCCGCAGCGCCAGCTGAAAAATCGGCACCCGCACCAGCTGCCCCTGTTAAGTCGGCTGCTCCTGCAGCTTCTGCGAAAGAAACGGTGCAAATTAAAGCACCAACTTTTCCTGAATCTGTCGCTGACGGTACCGTTGCCACATGGCATAAACAGCCAGGTGAGGCGTGTTCACGCGATGAGCACATTGTTGATATTGAAACAGACAAAGTAGTTTTAGAAGTCGTTGCTCCTGCTGATGGTGTGATCGGTGATATTCTTAAAGCCGAAGGCGAAACTATTTTGAGCGATGAGGTACTGGCTAACTTCCTAGTCGGTGCAACTGGCGCAGCGGCTCCAGTTGCCGAGGCGGCACCTGTCGCAGCTGACAATGATGAAGATGGTATTGCTGGTCCTGCTGCTCGTAAAGCATTAGCTGAAGCTGGCCTAACGGCTGCTCAAGTTAAGGGCACTGGTAAAGGTGGTCGTATCACAAAAGAAGATGTTGACGCTGCCGTGAAAACAAAAGCATCGACTCCAGCAGCACCAGTGGCTAAATCTGCAGCTCCAGCTGCAGCAGCAACTGTGCCAGCATTAGGTGCCGATGGTCGTATCGAAAAACGTGTTCCAATGACTCGCTTGCGTGCAACTATTGCAAAACGTCTTGT includes the following:
- the sdhC gene encoding succinate dehydrogenase, cytochrome b556 subunit, giving the protein MNKKRPVNLDITTISMPITGIVSILHRITGIILFVGLAFLFYAFDLSLESQEGFDQVVNALQTSFLAKFIIWGVVSALMYHFVAGVKHLFMDLGHFEELESGRSAAVANLVIAAVLIVLAGVWIW
- the sdhD gene encoding succinate dehydrogenase, hydrophobic membrane anchor protein, producing the protein MVTQVTSFGRSGLYDWMMQRVSAVVLSLYTVFLIGYLLLNPDLTYDQWSGLFEATWMRIFSLMVLLSIGMHSWIGLWCVSTDYIKATGLRFFFQSLCGLTMFVYVVWGVQVLWGL
- the sdhA gene encoding succinate dehydrogenase flavoprotein subunit → MANIRTISFDAIVIGGGGAGMRAALQLTESGLNTACVTKVFPTRSHTVSAQGGITCAIASDDPNDDWRWHMYDSVKGSDYIGDQDAIEYMCSVGPQAVFELEHMGLPFSRTEQGRIYQRPFGGQSKDFGKGGQAARTCAAADRTGHALLHTLYQGNLKGGTTFLNEWYATDLVKNNEDDVVGVIAICIETGETVYLKAKATVIATGGAGRIFQSTTNAHINTGDGVGMALRAGYPMQDMEMWQFHPTGIYGAGTLVTEGCRGEGGYLINKDGERFMERYAPNAKDLAGRDVVARSMVLEILEGRGCGPKGDHVLLKLDHLGEETLNQRLPGILELSRTFAHVDPVKEPIPVIPTCHYMMGGIPTNIGGQALKQNEAGEDMIIGGLYACGEAACVSVHGANRLGGNSLLDLVVFGRAVGLQVKKSLDEGFELLDADSANVEKAMVRLNRLNNTTSGESVAEVRTDLQSVMQLYFGVFRDGEAMQKGLAQLQEIRKRVENLHLEDKSQAFNTARIEALELENLLEVAEATAVPAEFRKESRGAHARNDFTERDDENWLKHSLFHPADKSVTKRDVNFKPKTMEAFPPMIRSY
- a CDS encoding succinate dehydrogenase iron-sulfur subunit; the encoded protein is MLVSIYRYNPEKDDAPYMQDYNIELPEGKDLMVLDVLNLLKAQDPSISYRRSCREGVCGSDGMNMSGKNGLACITPVSEALKKGKLILRPLPGLPVVRDLVVDMGQFYKQYEKIRPFLINDAPAPAIERLQSPEEREKLDGLYECILCACCSTACPSFWWNPDKFVGPSGLLQAYRFLADSRDTATQERLSDLDDPFSVFRCHGIMNCVNVCPKGLNPTKAIGNIRTMLLQRAT
- a CDS encoding 2-oxoglutarate dehydrogenase E1 component; translated protein: MHESLMELLWSTSHFSGGNLEYVEGLFESYLVDPNSVSEEWRKCFDQLPRISEAQSTDLPHSVIQEQFLQIGKNKFRSMPVSSGQVASSDHEQKQINVLQLINAYRVRGHQHATLDPLGLQKREKVADLDIGYHQLTGADLDTKFNVGSLFFNKESLKLSEIISELEKTYCESIGYEFMHIVDTQEKAWLQQRVESVRSHPEYSQETRESLLERLTAAEGLEKYLASRYPGAKRFGLEGAESLIPMVNELIQRSGALGAKEVVIGMAHRGRLNVLVNTLGKNPKDLFDEFEGKKLVNTSGDVKYHQGFSSNVITAGGEVHIALSFNPSHLEIVSPVVEGSVRARQDRRKDTSGKTVVPISIHGDAAFAGQGVVMETFQMSQTRAYRTGGTVHIVINNQVGFTTNRQEDSRSTEYATDVAKIIQAPIFHVNGDDPEAVLFVTQLALDYRYEFGRDVVIDMVCYRRRGHNETDEPSGTQPLMYSVISKLKTTRTLYSERLVAESVVTQEKSDQMVSENREDLDNARHVAKSLVLKSQTGSFVDWKPYIGVEWTDAGDTTYPLSQLQNIAKKLTSVPDGVVVQRQVQKIYQDRDKMTAGALPLNWGYAEILAFATLLEQGYPIRITGQDSGRGTFSHRHAVIHSQKDGSTYIPLKHLSEDQPTLDLYDSYLSEEAVLAFEYGYASTSPKGLVIWEAQFGDFANGAQVVIDQFITSGEHKWGRLCGLTMLLPHGYEGQGPEHSSARLERFLQLCAEYNIQVCVPTTPSQIFHIIRRQAIRPMRRPLIIMSPKSLLRHKQAISTLEDLAEGSFKTVLPESSETVTADSVKRIVLCSGKVYFDLINRREELQKDDVAVIRLEQLYPFPYTDLESELEQYKNVESLVWCQEEPKNQGAWHANRHRMNRVLEKLYPELKIRFAGRISSAAPAAGYMSIHVEEQEALVNDALVG
- the odhB gene encoding 2-oxoglutarate dehydrogenase complex dihydrolipoyllysine-residue succinyltransferase, with amino-acid sequence MSIEIKAPIFPESVADGTVATWYKQPGEACARDEHIVDIETDKVVLEVVAPADGVLKEVLKAEGDIVLSNEVMAIFESGAAASAAPAEKSAPAPAAPVKSAAPAASAKETVQIKAPTFPESVADGTVATWHKQPGEACSRDEHIVDIETDKVVLEVVAPADGVIGDILKAEGETILSDEVLANFLVGATGAAAPVAEAAPVAADNDEDGIAGPAARKALAEAGLTAAQVKGTGKGGRITKEDVDAAVKTKASTPAAPVAKSAAPAAAATVPALGADGRIEKRVPMTRLRATIAKRLVEAQQTAALLTTYNEVNMGPIMELRKKYKEEFIKAHNGTKLGFMSFFVKAATEALKRFPAVNASIDGNDMVYHGYQDIGVAVSTSRGLMVPVLRNTEAMGLADIESNIMDFALRGRDGKLGMDDMQGGTFTITNGGTFGSLMSTPIINPPQTAILGMHKIQDRPMAVNGQVVIQPMMYLALSYDHRMIDGKEAVQFLVTIKDLLEDPARLLLEI